Sequence from the Luteibacter aegosomaticola genome:
GGCGTCCTTGTTGGTCATGACACTCGCGGCGCTCGCCGTGCCTGCGGCCGCGCTTGGCGTGGTCATCGCGTTGGGGCTCACCGAAGGTGCGTGGTACTTCGCGCGCCAGTTGTTCGACAACATTCCCACCACTCTCCCGCTTGCCCCGGCCTTCGCAGCAGCAGCCATGGGATTGGCTGTGCTCGCCGGCTTCGCCCTGCCGCCGCTCGTGCGGCTGGCCGAAGTACCGCCGGTGGCCGTGTTCCGCGAATCCATGCAGCGCCGCCTGCGCCGGTTTGATGTGCTCTACCTCGTGCCACTGGCGACCGCTATTGGCTTGCTCTGGCTGCAAAGTGATTCCGCGAAGCTGGCGGGGATCCTCGCGGCGAGCCTGGGCGGCGTGGCGCTCGTTGCCGCGTTGCTCTCTGCGCTGTTGCTGGTGATCGCCCGGCGCGTCGCCCCAGGCGCCCATCCGGCGTTGCGGCTGGGCCTCGCTGCACTCGCCCGCCGCCGCGGCCTCTCGCTCGTGCAGGCCACGGCCCTGTCCCTTGGCCTGTGCGCCCTGTTGCTGCTGGCGGTCATCGCGCCTTCGCTGCTTGAAGGCTGGCGGCGCGAGCTCCCCGCCGATACACCGAACTGGTTTGCCCTGAACCTCCAGGACAACCAGCGCGATGCCTTCGCAAAGCAGTTGCAGGCGATCGGCGCAACCAAGACCAACATGATGCCGCTCGCCGTCGGCAAACTCACGGCGATCAACGGCACCTCCGTCGACAAACTGCCGTTCCTGGCTGACGAGGAGGCACGCGATGCCGCCGATCGCCAGTTGCGTTTGTCGTGGACGGCCGACCTCCCGCCCTCGAATGAAGTGGTTGCCGGCACCTGGCCGGGCGCCTCGCCAGCACAGGCCGAAGTATCGGTTGATACGTCGTGGCGCGACCGCTTCCACCTCAAGCTGGGCGATACGCTGCGCTTTGAAGTAGGCGAAGGCACGCTCGATGCGCGCGTCACCAGCGTGCGCAAGGTGGACTGGACCTCGTTCCGGGTCAATTTCTTCCTGATGGTGGACCCCGCGCATGCCGGCGATATTCCGCATACGTGGCTTACCAGCTTCTACCTGCCACGCGGGCATGGCGATCAGTTGTCGAAACTGTCGCGCAACTACGGCAACCTCAGCCTGATCGATGTCGATGCCTTGCTTGATCGCGTGCGCGAGATCGTCGACCGCGTGGGGGGTGCCGTGCGCTGGGTGCTCGGCTTCAGCTTGCTGGCTGGAGCTCTGGTGCTCACCGCCGCCCTGGCCGCCAGCGCGCAGGAGCGTCGAAAAGAAGCGGCACTATTACGCACGCTGGGCGCGACGCGCGCACAACTTCGTGCCGCCGCGGCCTGCGAGTTCGCCTTGCTGGGGCTGGTGGCGGGGCTGACCGCGGGACTGGGCGCGGCCGGTGCCGGCTGGTGGCTTGGCAAGGCGGTGTTCCGCCTGGAAGATTTCGTGCCGCCACTGTGGCCGCTGTTCGCCGCTGCTGCGATCGCCGCGTTCGTGGTGATGTTGATCGGGCTTTTTGGTACGCGTCGGGTGCTGCGTACATCGCCTATGGCGCTTTTGCGGGAGTGAGGCACGGCCATCGCGCGCAAGCGCGCTCCTACAACGGGCTCTCGTGGGGTCGCGCTCGCCCATCGCGCACAAGCGCGCTCCTGCAGCAGGCTTTTGTAGGAGCGCGCTTGCGCGCGATCCAGCGCCGCCTCAGTCGGCGATATGCATTTCCAGGGCCATGA
This genomic interval carries:
- a CDS encoding ABC transporter permease, which encodes MNVTRLALRTLRREWHLVELRTLAASLVLAVVALGVVATLSTRIERGILASAAELIGGDVGVSAPAPLPDAMGASARDDGLTMTRGAQFRSVAFVGEHSQLLDVLASDAAYPLRGTLEVSGADGKTRVAHGPPRGEVYLDHRAMVGLGIAPGQRVQIGGQDLTASAELVRQPDGGELFALAPRAVMNLDDANAAGLLGVGSRARHRLLVSGTPAAVARWRASVEDGHLPAGADLITPEKMQERMRSAFDRASAFLRLTALLSALLSGVAIALASARYARRKAGEVALLRALGTPRRKVASLLVMTLAALAVPAAALGVVIALGLTEGAWYFARQLFDNIPTTLPLAPAFAAAAMGLAVLAGFALPPLVRLAEVPPVAVFRESMQRRLRRFDVLYLVPLATAIGLLWLQSDSAKLAGILAASLGGVALVAALLSALLLVIARRVAPGAHPALRLGLAALARRRGLSLVQATALSLGLCALLLLAVIAPSLLEGWRRELPADTPNWFALNLQDNQRDAFAKQLQAIGATKTNMMPLAVGKLTAINGTSVDKLPFLADEEARDAADRQLRLSWTADLPPSNEVVAGTWPGASPAQAEVSVDTSWRDRFHLKLGDTLRFEVGEGTLDARVTSVRKVDWTSFRVNFFLMVDPAHAGDIPHTWLTSFYLPRGHGDQLSKLSRNYGNLSLIDVDALLDRVREIVDRVGGAVRWVLGFSLLAGALVLTAALAASAQERRKEAALLRTLGATRAQLRAAAACEFALLGLVAGLTAGLGAAGAGWWLGKAVFRLEDFVPPLWPLFAAAAIAAFVVMLIGLFGTRRVLRTSPMALLRE